A single region of the Marinobacter salinus genome encodes:
- a CDS encoding acyl-CoA dehydrogenase family protein, which translates to MFELSDKAKKLQAQLNEFMDAHIYPNEHKHHEQVEQAENRWAPVPIIEELKVKAKAAGLWNLFLPESDFGAGLTNFEYAHLCEIMGRSEMAPEVFNCSAPDTGNMETIARYGNKEQQEQWLKPLLAGEIRSCFSMTEPDVASSDATNIACEIRREGDEYVINGKKWWSSGAMTTTSKIAIVMGKTDPDAPKHQQQSMILVPLDSPGVKMVRPLTVFGYDHAPHGHAEIHYENVRVPVSNMLLGEGRGFEIAQGRLGPGRIHHCMRTIGVAERALELMCKRANEREAFGKPLSSFDSIRKDIARSRIEIEQARLMTLKAAHMMDTVGNKVARQEIAMIKVIAPSMALKVIDRAIQVHGGAGVSQDTFLASAWAKVRTLRLADGPDEVHLDSVAKLELRQYRQS; encoded by the coding sequence ATGTTTGAGCTGTCTGATAAAGCGAAAAAACTGCAGGCGCAGTTGAATGAATTCATGGATGCGCACATCTATCCGAATGAGCACAAGCATCACGAACAGGTTGAACAGGCTGAAAATCGCTGGGCTCCGGTTCCCATTATTGAAGAGCTCAAGGTCAAGGCAAAAGCCGCCGGCCTGTGGAATCTGTTTTTGCCGGAGAGTGACTTCGGCGCCGGCCTGACCAACTTCGAATACGCCCATCTGTGCGAGATTATGGGCCGCTCCGAGATGGCACCGGAAGTATTCAACTGCTCCGCCCCGGATACCGGCAACATGGAAACCATTGCACGCTACGGTAATAAGGAGCAGCAGGAGCAGTGGCTTAAACCTTTGCTGGCGGGTGAAATCCGTTCCTGTTTCTCCATGACCGAGCCGGATGTGGCCTCATCGGATGCAACCAATATTGCCTGCGAGATCCGTCGCGAAGGCGACGAGTACGTGATCAACGGGAAGAAGTGGTGGTCGTCGGGTGCAATGACGACGACCTCGAAGATTGCCATCGTGATGGGCAAGACCGATCCGGATGCGCCGAAACACCAGCAACAGTCGATGATTCTGGTGCCGCTGGACTCTCCGGGCGTGAAGATGGTTCGTCCCCTGACGGTGTTTGGGTATGACCACGCCCCTCACGGCCATGCCGAGATCCATTACGAGAACGTGCGTGTGCCGGTCAGCAACATGCTGCTGGGTGAGGGCCGCGGTTTTGAAATTGCCCAGGGTCGTCTTGGGCCGGGCCGTATTCACCATTGCATGCGTACTATCGGTGTTGCCGAGCGGGCATTGGAATTGATGTGCAAGCGTGCCAATGAACGCGAGGCGTTCGGCAAGCCACTGTCCAGCTTTGACTCCATTCGCAAGGACATTGCCCGCAGTCGTATTGAAATCGAGCAGGCCCGCCTGATGACCCTGAAAGCGGCGCACATGATGGACACCGTAGGTAACAAGGTAGCTCGTCAGGAAATCGCCATGATCAAGGTGATTGCTCCGAGTATGGCGCTGAAAGTGATCGACCGTGCCATTCAGGTACATGGTGGCGCCGGCGTAAGTCAGGACACCTTCCTGGCATCGGCCTGGGCGAAAGTGCGCACGTTGAGGCTGGCGGATGGACCGGATGAGGTGCATCTGGATTCTGTGGCCAAGCTTGAGCTTCGCCAGTACCGCCAGTCTTGA
- a CDS encoding PaaI family thioesterase, with protein MSTQETDFIDGKDLPGFHSLLGYHQASWEENEAVIALELQPRHLNLGGVIHGGVLTSLLDIAMAQAGTYCPYPGRMRKAITLSLTTTFTGQCSSGTIRVTGRKRAGGTRIFNSTGEVHDDQGNLLAIAEGTFRIRSGSDKPEGVPI; from the coding sequence ATGAGTACCCAAGAGACTGATTTCATTGATGGAAAAGATTTGCCCGGGTTTCACAGCCTGCTGGGTTACCACCAGGCGTCCTGGGAAGAGAATGAAGCGGTGATCGCGCTTGAGCTCCAGCCCCGGCACCTGAATCTCGGTGGTGTCATTCACGGTGGCGTCCTCACTTCATTGCTCGATATTGCCATGGCCCAGGCGGGTACTTACTGCCCATACCCCGGGCGTATGCGCAAGGCTATTACCCTGTCGCTGACCACTACCTTCACCGGTCAGTGCTCCAGCGGCACCATCCGCGTAACCGGGCGCAAGCGTGCCGGTGGCACCCGGATTTTTAACAGCACAGGTGAAGTACATGATGATCAGGGCAACCTGCTTGCCATCGCAGAAGGTACCTTCCGGATACGATCTGGCAGTGACAAGCCGGAAGGCGTCCCGATCTGA
- a CDS encoding SDR family NAD(P)-dependent oxidoreductase codes for MGRFEHRVAIVTGAGSGIGRATALRLAREGARVVIADTSEAGLIETENRLPEGAECLRRVIDVADEDLVRELVDETMAGFGKIDVLCNVAGIASTGNGHPPVTANDRNEWDKVLSVNLIGTMLFIKHVAPHMQARKLGAIVNTASVAGIRSGAGGNAYSASKAGVINLTMTAACDLGNDNVRVNAVCPGLVETGMTRAVFDYARTHEKAHKLGSRCELRRYGDAEEIAAAILFFASDDASYITGQALPVDGGNTASLNLPGMKV; via the coding sequence ATGGGGCGTTTTGAGCATCGGGTAGCGATTGTGACCGGAGCGGGCAGTGGAATTGGCCGTGCAACGGCGTTGCGGTTGGCTCGGGAAGGTGCGCGTGTGGTGATAGCAGATACCTCCGAAGCGGGCCTGATTGAAACCGAGAACAGGCTGCCCGAAGGCGCTGAGTGCCTTCGCCGCGTGATTGATGTGGCGGACGAGGACCTGGTGAGGGAGTTGGTGGATGAAACCATGGCCGGTTTTGGAAAAATCGACGTTCTGTGCAACGTTGCCGGCATCGCCAGTACCGGCAATGGCCATCCTCCGGTGACCGCGAATGATCGCAATGAATGGGACAAGGTCCTGTCGGTTAATCTCATCGGAACCATGCTGTTCATAAAACATGTTGCCCCGCATATGCAGGCACGCAAGCTTGGCGCTATCGTCAATACGGCGTCGGTCGCGGGGATCCGGTCTGGCGCGGGAGGCAATGCTTACAGTGCTTCCAAGGCTGGCGTCATCAATCTGACCATGACCGCTGCCTGCGATCTGGGTAATGATAATGTCCGAGTGAATGCTGTTTGCCCCGGCCTGGTGGAGACCGGGATGACCCGAGCGGTATTCGATTACGCACGGACTCACGAAAAGGCCCACAAACTGGGCTCCCGCTGTGAGTTACGCCGTTATGGTGATGCTGAGGAGATTGCAGCCGCCATACTGTTTTTCGCCAGCGACGACGCCAGTTACATCACCGGCCAGGCGTTGCCAGTGGATGGCGGCAATACGGCTTCCCTGAACCTGCCAGGAATGAAGGTGTAA
- a CDS encoding class I adenylate-forming enzyme family protein, with protein MENDVNAMPVYAPVAPGEVMEPIGRKIQDHALSRGTQPALISDQGTVSWRTLITQVNRIANRLRSAGLRKGDCVAALSENSADYVALYLGTLTAGGCMVPLSGMASAEALGLMLKDCRAQFLFVSPKNRDLLSAFRVGLPSLPDNRIIALGEHGEGIGPDLPEWLGKEPADPQPVELSLDDPFNIIYSSGTTGTPKGILHDYRFRQRQMVRMSRFGLDGDAINLVSTPLYSNTTLVSVLPTLFHGGTLVIMAKFDAHRFLELAEKHRVTHAMLVPVQYQRILAEADFDRFDLSTFKLKLCTSAPLHADVIANAMARWPGNIREVYGLTEGGISTSLDCAAHPDKWDSVGVPTEGADVRVIDEDGKELPRGATGELVGRAISMMRGYVNRPEQTREMLWTSPDGEVFYRSGDMGRIDEDGFVYILDRRKDMIISGGFNIYAVDLEKVLLAHPAVADAAVIGIPSEQWGETPLGLVVRTGGHDESEAQILAWANTQLGKGQRLAGIEFREELPRSTIGKVLKRELRSPYWNKTVQ; from the coding sequence ATGGAAAATGATGTGAATGCGATGCCAGTCTATGCCCCAGTGGCCCCCGGCGAAGTGATGGAGCCCATCGGGCGAAAAATTCAGGACCACGCCTTGAGTCGTGGCACTCAGCCGGCACTGATCAGCGACCAGGGAACCGTCAGCTGGCGAACGTTGATAACTCAGGTCAACCGGATTGCTAACCGCCTGCGATCAGCGGGGCTGCGAAAAGGGGATTGCGTGGCTGCGCTGTCGGAAAACAGCGCCGACTATGTGGCCCTCTATCTGGGCACACTCACCGCAGGCGGCTGCATGGTTCCCCTGTCGGGTATGGCCAGTGCTGAGGCTCTCGGATTGATGCTGAAAGACTGCAGGGCACAGTTCCTGTTTGTCTCTCCGAAAAACCGGGATCTCCTGTCTGCGTTCCGGGTGGGCCTCCCGTCACTCCCGGACAACCGGATCATTGCCCTCGGCGAGCACGGAGAAGGCATAGGCCCGGACTTGCCTGAATGGCTCGGCAAGGAACCAGCCGACCCGCAACCGGTAGAGCTTTCCCTGGATGATCCTTTCAACATTATTTACAGCTCAGGGACCACAGGAACCCCGAAAGGCATCCTCCATGATTACCGGTTTCGCCAGCGGCAGATGGTCCGTATGAGCCGGTTTGGTCTGGATGGCGATGCCATCAATCTTGTTTCTACCCCCTTGTATTCCAACACCACGCTGGTTTCCGTATTACCCACGCTGTTTCATGGCGGCACCCTGGTGATCATGGCAAAGTTCGACGCGCACCGGTTCCTGGAACTGGCGGAAAAGCACCGGGTTACCCATGCCATGCTCGTGCCCGTGCAATATCAGCGCATTCTGGCTGAAGCGGATTTTGACCGCTTTGACCTCTCCACCTTCAAACTTAAACTGTGCACCAGCGCGCCACTACACGCGGACGTCATCGCCAATGCCATGGCCCGCTGGCCCGGCAACATCCGGGAGGTGTACGGTCTGACCGAGGGCGGCATCTCCACCAGCCTCGACTGTGCCGCACATCCGGACAAGTGGGACTCGGTTGGCGTACCTACGGAAGGCGCCGACGTACGGGTTATTGACGAGGATGGAAAAGAATTACCAAGGGGAGCAACGGGCGAACTGGTCGGTCGGGCTATCTCGATGATGCGTGGTTACGTCAACCGGCCTGAGCAAACCCGGGAAATGCTTTGGACCAGCCCTGACGGCGAGGTTTTTTATCGTAGCGGCGACATGGGCCGAATCGACGAGGATGGCTTTGTCTACATTCTTGATCGCCGCAAGGATATGATCATCTCCGGCGGTTTCAACATTTATGCCGTTGACCTGGAGAAGGTCTTGCTGGCCCATCCAGCAGTCGCTGACGCCGCAGTCATCGGGATTCCCAGCGAGCAGTGGGGAGAAACACCTCTGGGGCTTGTGGTTCGAACGGGCGGGCACGACGAATCCGAAGCGCAAATACTGGCCTGGGCCAACACACAGCTGGGTAAAGGCCAGCGCCTCGCCGGCATCGAGTTCCGAGAGGAACTGCCACGCTCTACCATCGGCAAGGTGCTGAAACGGGAGCTGCGCAGCCCTTACTGGAACAAGACAGTGCAGTAG
- a CDS encoding enoyl-CoA hydratase/isomerase family protein: MIDVQQCDGVLHLIINRPEKKNALTRDMYERLAEAITRANTDDQVSAIVISGKGNVFTAGNDLDDFRARATDDRPKPSAGLAFIETLMNCDTPVIAGVEGLAIGIGTTLLLHCDSVVTGRNAKFKTAFVDLGLVPEAASTVTMPLHLGMRRAMDLLLFGEVITGEEARESGLVSTVVADGEAVAQALTLARRLADKPRDALRASKRLIRAPWREQIREALERERSVFSERLRSEDCRAALERLAQR; this comes from the coding sequence ATGATCGATGTTCAGCAGTGTGACGGTGTGCTGCACCTGATTATCAACCGCCCGGAAAAGAAAAACGCCCTGACCCGTGACATGTATGAACGCCTTGCTGAGGCGATCACAAGGGCGAATACCGACGATCAGGTGAGCGCCATCGTTATTTCCGGGAAGGGAAATGTGTTCACGGCAGGAAACGATCTTGACGACTTTCGGGCACGGGCCACGGACGATCGTCCGAAACCATCGGCGGGCCTGGCGTTTATCGAGACGCTGATGAACTGCGATACTCCGGTTATTGCCGGTGTCGAGGGGCTGGCTATTGGCATTGGAACGACTCTGCTATTGCATTGTGATTCGGTAGTGACAGGGCGGAATGCAAAGTTCAAGACCGCGTTTGTGGATCTGGGCCTGGTGCCAGAGGCTGCCTCAACGGTGACCATGCCGCTGCACCTTGGCATGCGCAGGGCGATGGATCTGTTGCTATTTGGTGAAGTGATTACCGGTGAGGAAGCCCGGGAGAGCGGGCTGGTCAGCACCGTGGTGGCAGATGGCGAGGCGGTGGCACAGGCGCTGACCCTTGCCCGTCGCCTGGCGGACAAACCCCGTGATGCCTTGAGGGCCAGCAAACGGCTGATTCGTGCGCCCTGGCGCGAGCAGATCAGGGAAGCTCTGGAGCGGGAGCGCTCGGTGTTTTCCGAGCGCCTCCGGTCCGAGGACTGTCGGGCTGCCCTTGAGCGACTGGCGCAGCGCTAA
- the dctP gene encoding TRAP transporter substrate-binding protein DctP: MNLFANARKSLTLYASALTLGISAALSAAPAAAQETYTWKVQSHWPGSSSSYTDSLVRLQRVLDERTDGRLQLKLYEAGALFKSKEIFNAVSRGILEMGTISPAYAQDKVSVAGIASGLPFAFRNVWEAAYFHQNMGFEQMLRDEAAEHGVYWATDKVYPTEMVVKKPIKSWEDFTSLKIRSSGALQTFLTEAGAAASYIPGSELYSALDSGIVDGAHWGAAQGAYSMGLYEVAKYHVQPALNIAGTDAIIVSQKALDKLPEDMQKTVKDALSEQFWIRTNEYQYKERITLAKAIAEEGVEVNVLPDDVQSKLVQTAQKMWDEEGKRSENAQKALDMLKGYLAELGYL, encoded by the coding sequence ATGAATCTCTTCGCCAACGCACGCAAAAGCCTGACCCTTTATGCGTCAGCCCTTACCCTCGGGATTTCCGCCGCACTTTCCGCCGCGCCGGCAGCCGCCCAGGAAACGTATACATGGAAAGTCCAGTCTCACTGGCCGGGCTCCAGCAGTTCTTACACGGACAGTCTGGTTCGACTGCAGCGGGTTCTGGACGAGCGCACTGATGGCCGCCTGCAACTGAAATTGTACGAAGCCGGCGCACTGTTCAAATCAAAGGAAATCTTTAACGCCGTGAGCCGCGGAATCCTGGAAATGGGAACCATCTCTCCGGCTTACGCCCAAGACAAAGTTTCTGTTGCAGGCATCGCCTCTGGCCTGCCATTCGCCTTCCGCAACGTTTGGGAAGCAGCCTATTTCCATCAGAACATGGGCTTTGAGCAGATGCTTCGTGATGAAGCTGCCGAGCACGGCGTTTACTGGGCAACCGACAAGGTCTATCCCACCGAGATGGTGGTCAAGAAGCCGATCAAGAGTTGGGAAGACTTCACCAGCCTGAAAATCCGGTCCTCCGGTGCCCTGCAAACGTTCCTGACCGAGGCCGGCGCCGCCGCTTCCTATATTCCGGGCAGCGAGCTGTACTCTGCGCTGGATTCCGGAATTGTTGATGGTGCCCACTGGGGTGCTGCCCAGGGTGCCTACAGCATGGGCCTCTATGAAGTGGCCAAGTACCACGTACAACCGGCCCTGAACATTGCCGGTACTGACGCCATCATTGTCAGCCAGAAGGCCCTCGACAAACTGCCGGAAGATATGCAGAAGACCGTCAAGGATGCCCTCAGCGAGCAGTTCTGGATCCGTACCAACGAGTACCAGTACAAGGAGCGAATCACTCTGGCCAAGGCGATTGCCGAAGAGGGCGTGGAGGTCAATGTTCTGCCTGATGACGTGCAGTCAAAGCTGGTGCAAACCGCACAGAAGATGTGGGACGAGGAAGGCAAGCGCAGCGAAAACGCCCAGAAGGCACTCGATATGCTGAAAGGCTACCTGGCTGAGCTCGGCTACCTCTGA